DNA from Leptospira bandrabouensis:
TTCTCCAAAAGCTTTTCCCTTATCATTTTCTGCTTCCGTGAGGCCATCCGTGTATAAAAATAATTTATCACCAGGTTCTAGTTGGATCTGAAGGTCTCGGAACGTATCACCGGCATCGGGAAACATTCCAAGAAATGTTCCATCTCCTTCGCAGATCTCAGCTCGTTTGGTTTTCGCTCGGTAAAGAATAGGTCTTGGATGGCCTGCAACAGAATACAAAACCTTATAGTCATCGTGAATCAAAACATAAACACAAGTTGTATACCCTTGTTGTTTCACCAAATCCAAAAGTTCCCGATTGATTAATTTGAAAGTTTCTGAAGGTTTTGGTTTTTTAAAATTGGAAAATAATAACTTAGATAAGGCGGTGATAAAAGCAGCAGGGACTCCATGCCCTGAAACATCGCAAACCGCAACTCCCAACTTATCCATATTATATGGAAAATAATCATAATAATCGCCACTTACCTCTTGCATAGGAGTAAAGGCAGTCCAAAATTGGATTCCATTCCAGTCCGGAATGATTTCTGGGATAAGACCTTTCTGGATGTTTTTGGCAAGTTTTAAGTCCTTTGCCATTGAAAGTTGTTTTTTCTCCAACTCTTGTTTGAAAGATTTTAATACTTCTACAGCAGCTTCCAAATCACGATTTTCAATCGCTAACTCACGGGACTTTCCAACAACATCTTTGACATCCACAATCGAAATTTCTTCCAACTGGGAATCCATACGGGAGGTGACCATAACTCTATGCCGATGATTCACATCATCCTTGGTCAAACGAGAACGAGATAAAAACAAACTATCCTCTTCCCATTCCATTTCATATTCATTGGACTCAGCTCCGAAAAGAATATCTTCTCCTAACTCTTTGTGTGAAACATGGATTCCAAAAAGTCTAGTTTTGGTCATTCGGATCGTAAAAGTTTTTAGTTCAAAAAGTACGGCAAGGCCGTTTAACATACCTTGAAAAAAGACAGCGTCATACCATTTTTCTTGGTATTCCGGTAGGTACTTAAATACAAATATTACTTTTTGATTTGAAGTTGGTTTTACAGTCAAATAAACTACCCTCGTTAGGCGACCAATTAAAATAGGGAGTCTTTCGATCATCTCCCCCAAATCAATCCTAGAATCATCTAAAGGAAGCAATTCATAAGCATTGGTGATGAGACTTTCTGTGCCTAAATGGTATAAAATCCCAGATATATCGAGGGACTGGGAGACAGTTTGAATGATTTTATCTTCTAATTCTTGTGAGATCCAATAGTTAGGATCTTTTAGAATTCGATTGTAGATGGTATCATTTAAAATTTCTGGAAACGGGTTGGTATGTCTTGGTAGATGATATTCACGTTGATATACCTGCACAAGTCCTGAAACACGTTTCGATGATATTTCTCTTCCTGCGTGCAGTGGCAAAACCCTCCCTCAAGTTTCCTTTCGGTATGAGAAAAATAAATTTCAATCGATCCCTAGGCAATAGATTTTTCTATGGAGATATGATTTGGTATCTTCGTGTTTTTGGTGTATTTGTTTTAGTTTTTGCCGTGGCAATCTTGCGACAAAGTGGAACTCAAGTAGAAAGGACATGGGACGTCACAAACAAACAGGAACTTGTACAAAAAGTTCTTTATGACTCTTTCCAACCCAAGGTTTCTCGATTGCCTGTAGTAGGTGAAAGTTGGGAATCCAAAATTATGGGAGAAATGGTAAAATGCACTACAATCTCCTCCAATACACAAGGACAACCAGAGTTTCAAATTGCGGCAGAAGGTTTCAAACACTACCGGATCCTAAAGGAATCCTACCGGTTGGAAACGATTCAGAACGGCGTTCGCATCCATGGGAAATGGGAAATCGAAACCAATCCCAATCTAGTTTCCAAACTTCTTTTTCTATTTTTTAGCGATGCTGACCTAGACCATATCGCTTCTGGAAAACAAAAACTATTTTAAGAAATTTACTTCATACTTTCGAGTAAAACCGAAGCCATCACCATCACACCTTCACTGCGTCCCAAGGAACCCATTCCTTCGGAGGTAGTTGCTTTAATGGAAACACAATCTAATGGTAGTTTTGTGATACTTGCCAAAGACGCATTCAGCTCTGCCCGAATCGGATTGATTTTGGGATGATCTCCCACATAAGTACAATCTACGTTCACTAACTTGAATTTTTTCTCGGCAATTAATTCTAAACATTTATCGATGATCCGTGTGGATTTCATGTTGTGATACTGTGGATCTGTATCAGGAAAATGAACTCCGATGTCGCCAAGAGCCAAAGCACCAAGAATTGCATCAGCCACAGCATGTAAAACTACGTCGGCATCACTATGACCAAGAAGTGCAAACTCCGACTTTACCTCAACACCAGCCAAAACTAAAGGCCGAAATGGTTCATGGATTAATTTATGAAAATCGATTCCGTTTCCAATTCTAAACATAGATCCTACTTTTTATAACTCAATTCTAACATACGATTGACTGATTTTTGTGCAAGACGAATCACTTCTTCATCTAAAAAGATTTCAAATTGTTCCTTTAATAGTGCATCTCTTACTTTTTCCAAAGTAATTTTTTTCATGTGAGGGCAGGTTTGACATGTAGATACAAATTCCTTTTCAGGAAATTCAGCACGAAGGTTATCTCCCATCGAACACTCTGTCACAAGCATAATTTTATTTGTTTTGCTTTGTCTAATAAAATCAACCATCTGCGAGGTAGATCCTGAAAAATCGGCTTCTTTCACCACATCTTCATGACACTCTGGATGAGTGATTACAGTAAGCCCATCACTGAACAACCGCTTGGCGGACTTGATATCTTCAGGTGTGTACATTTCATGCACCATACAACGACCAGGATGTGAGATAATGGTTTTGGAAGTTTGGTTTTTTACATTTCCTGCCAAATATTCATCTGGTAAAAAAATGACGGTATCTCCTTCCACAGCATTTACAATTTGTAAAGCATTTGCAGAAGTACAACAAACATCTGTTTCTGCTTTTACTTCCGCAGAACAGTTAACATAAGTTACAACAGGAACCCCTGGGTATTTGGCTTTTAGGGCTTTAACGTCATCTCGAGTGATGGACTCTGCTAACGAACAACCTGCTTTGGGATCTGCAATCAGGACTTTCTTTTCTGGAGATAAAATTTTGGCAGTTTCTGCCATAAAATGAACTCCATTAAAAAGGATCATGGCCGCCTTTGTTTCTTTCGCCATTTTCGAAAGATATAAAGAATCCCCAATGATATCGGACACTCCCCAAAACACATCGGGAGTCATATAGTTGTGACCTAAAATTACAGCATTTTTTTCTTTTTTGAGTTTATTGATTTCTTCGGCTAACGGAAGAATACGTTCTTCAATTTCATGAGGAAGATAAATGGGGTTTAATTTTTGGACCAATTGGTCTTTAGTTACTAGTGACATATTGCACTCCTAAATGAATTTATTGAAACGGGTCAGAACTAAGTATGGTATTGGTTTCACTGAGTCCGGAATCGGCAGGGGGAACTTCATTTTCTAAAGACCCACATTTGTTGACATTTTCTCTGAATGTAATTTCAGCTTGAGAACTCCCTGTTCTTTGGACTTTGCGATAATCCGAATTGGAATTAAAAGAATTCTTGTTACAGCCCTTTGTTATATTATAAGTTAAGTTTATTTTTGTAAAACAATCGAAGTATAAAATCGCTACGGCGTCTGTATTTAATTCTTGCGGAAGGATCGCTCCCTTAACTTTAGAAATAAGTCCAGAACAAACGGCAGCACTAGAATCTGGAGCTGCCACACAATTTGCTTCTGATGAAATAAACCTTTGACAAGCCGAATCAATAGCTGTCCCTTGCGATAAGATCGAAGCTAACAGTTCCGCATTAGAATCTTTTTTCGATTTTTTTGTACAACTGCTTGCCCCAAAGACAATGCCTGTTAACAAAAAGAAAACCATTACTTTCCTTTTCATACTGATTCTACTTTCCCTCTTTTTGAGTGGACTTGTCTATATCCTTTTTCTGAAAAAAACCAACGAGGACCCCAAACAATCCTCCTATGACTCCCGATCTGAGGTCTACTGGCAGAGGTTACAAAATCGTCCCGAGGTTCTCATTGGTCCCGGTTACCCACAAGATTTACGTGATTTTTTAGAAACACTTCGGGGAAAAGAATCCTATCTTTGGAAGGGAGACAGAGATAGAACCTACGAGTATTTGCTCGAAACCTATCCCGACGAAAGAGCCCATGTTCTTTACGCTTTGTACGTTGCTTTTATGAATTGGAAGGAAAAAAGTTTGGAGTTGGAACAAAGTGAGGATCTAACTTCCTACGAAAAACTAACAGCCGTGAATCGTTTGTCCGAACAAATTTTTCCTCTTATGATTCGCAATCTCATTTTTCCCAAACATCCCACCACTCCTCCGGTTTTCCTCCTCTCCTATCTGGAAGATTATGTTCAGAAAAATCCCTACAGTTATTCCAGGGAAAGAAAACGAATCTTTCTAAAAAAAAAGAAGGAACTCTATCAAAGTGAAAAATGGGAAATCCAATCTTGGGAAAGCCCTACGTTTCTTCGCCAAGTAATAGAACTAATTTACTCCAGGGAAATTTTAGAAATGTCCGAAGAGGAAAAAACTTCTTACCGCAATGCAAAATTAGAGGAACTGAAAGCCGATTTTTGGAATTGACAAGACCTAATTGTATCCCCCATATAAATGGGGTTATGAAACAAATTCTTTTCTCCTTTCTCTTAGTAGGATTCTTATTCCAATGCAGTAGCAGTCCCAAACGACTCGACAATGCTGATGATTATATTTCCGACTCAGGTGGGCTAACTAGCCAGGAATTAGTAAAAGCTGCAGACAAACTTGCAGGTCAAATTGGGGAATACTTCAAAGAGAACCCACACGAAGAAGGTGTCTTTGTTGCTCACTTCCCTACCCGTAACGATACTTCGGAACAAATCCAAACAGAACTTTTTGACAATGCCTTTGTTTCCAAACTCATCAAAAGTAAAATTTATACAGTTCGAACCAAAACAAGAGAACAATCCCTCAACGAAATTCAGTTCAGTTTGTCCGGACTCACTTCCAACAGACTTTCCATTGGAAAACTTAAGTCTCCCAACTTCTTTGTTCGTTGTGACATTAATGAAAACATGTTCACTTCCAACGGAGAAAAAATTGTAGAGCAGTCCATCAACATCGAACTTGTAGAAGTAGAAACTACAATCGCAGTTTGGTCTGAAAAAGTATCCTATCGTAAATTAGCTGTTCGAGGAAATAAAGGGGTTAGTTGGTAACCCCCTAACCGTCATTTCATGAAAAAAACATTTCTCTTTCTTTCTCTTTTCATTCTCGGTTGTGCCAGTGATTATAACAAAATCATCAAAGCAACCGAGTCCGCGTATTATGGACAAGATTATGACTCTGCCATTCCCAAAATTAGAGAACTTTATGAAGGTTCTTCCAATAAAGATAAATTACTTTTTTTAATGGAAGCCGGTATGATTTTCCATACCAAGGGGGATTACGTAACTTCCAATAAAGTTTTCAAAGAAGCAGAAGACATTGCAGACAACATTAAAGTCAGTATGACTCGGTCTGGACTTTCGTTTATTTTGTCTGATAACGAATCTAATTATACCGGAGAAGACTTTGAAAGGGTAATGATTAAGTTCTATATTGCGAACAATTACCTT
Protein-coding regions in this window:
- a CDS encoding penicillin-binding protein activator LpoB — translated: MKQILFSFLLVGFLFQCSSSPKRLDNADDYISDSGGLTSQELVKAADKLAGQIGEYFKENPHEEGVFVAHFPTRNDTSEQIQTELFDNAFVSKLIKSKIYTVRTKTREQSLNEIQFSLSGLTSNRLSIGKLKSPNFFVRCDINENMFTSNGEKIVEQSINIELVEVETTIAVWSEKVSYRKLAVRGNKGVSW
- the nadA gene encoding quinolinate synthase NadA — protein: MSLVTKDQLVQKLNPIYLPHEIEERILPLAEEINKLKKEKNAVILGHNYMTPDVFWGVSDIIGDSLYLSKMAKETKAAMILFNGVHFMAETAKILSPEKKVLIADPKAGCSLAESITRDDVKALKAKYPGVPVVTYVNCSAEVKAETDVCCTSANALQIVNAVEGDTVIFLPDEYLAGNVKNQTSKTIISHPGRCMVHEMYTPEDIKSAKRLFSDGLTVITHPECHEDVVKEADFSGSTSQMVDFIRQSKTNKIMLVTECSMGDNLRAEFPEKEFVSTCQTCPHMKKITLEKVRDALLKEQFEIFLDEEVIRLAQKSVNRMLELSYKK
- the ispF gene encoding 2-C-methyl-D-erythritol 2,4-cyclodiphosphate synthase, with protein sequence MFRIGNGIDFHKLIHEPFRPLVLAGVEVKSEFALLGHSDADVVLHAVADAILGALALGDIGVHFPDTDPQYHNMKSTRIIDKCLELIAEKKFKLVNVDCTYVGDHPKINPIRAELNASLASITKLPLDCVSIKATTSEGMGSLGRSEGVMVMASVLLESMK
- a CDS encoding SpoIIE family protein phosphatase, which codes for MQVYQREYHLPRHTNPFPEILNDTIYNRILKDPNYWISQELEDKIIQTVSQSLDISGILYHLGTESLITNAYELLPLDDSRIDLGEMIERLPILIGRLTRVVYLTVKPTSNQKVIFVFKYLPEYQEKWYDAVFFQGMLNGLAVLFELKTFTIRMTKTRLFGIHVSHKELGEDILFGAESNEYEMEWEEDSLFLSRSRLTKDDVNHRHRVMVTSRMDSQLEEISIVDVKDVVGKSRELAIENRDLEAAVEVLKSFKQELEKKQLSMAKDLKLAKNIQKGLIPEIIPDWNGIQFWTAFTPMQEVSGDYYDYFPYNMDKLGVAVCDVSGHGVPAAFITALSKLLFSNFKKPKPSETFKLINRELLDLVKQQGYTTCVYVLIHDDYKVLYSVAGHPRPILYRAKTKRAEICEGDGTFLGMFPDAGDTFRDLQIQLEPGDKLFLYTDGLTEAENDKGKAFGEEKLIHIIESCAEKSIQETVETILTNHKEFTMGTDPMDDITLLGLQLSPMLPEFNLIKAKGDEAYHKKQFSEAVDFYEQAHQILPRELDTQLSYGKALAYSGNFEKAISLLESYNKFKTNHFKSHSVLGYCYYQVEMYEKAEIEWKKAHSINDSNLSNLYNLAQLYRKLNQKKKMKDVIEKMKRIEETYLHILPLEKKWESLPDE